From Desulfomonilia bacterium:
GGATGTCATCCGGGTGAATGCCACTACATCACAGGCAACTATCATGCACGCCGCAAGTTCGCGATGCTGAAGAGATTCCTGGGTTATATCGGAATAGAGCCTGACAGAACAATTTTCACATGGGTGTCGGCCTCGGAGGGGGAGCGTTTCGCCAACGTTATCAAGGGCGTTACAGCCAAGGTCAAGGAACTTGGACCTGCCTCCAAACTCGTTAAAAGCTACTGATTGGGAGCCTTGATATGGATGAAAAAATAAATGCAAAAATAAGAGAAGAGGCCGGAAAGCTCCTGGCAGACGGCAAGGTTGATATTGTCATCGGTTACGAGAAAGGGACACTGCCGTTGACCTCGACGCCCGTATTCATAACAAAACCTGAAGAAGCGGAAAGGCTTGTATGGGATGAGGGCTGCTATCAGAATCTGGCGAAGTTCGTAACCGATATTCTCTCAGCGCATAAGGAAGCCCAGCGTAAGATAAGAAATCCTGAAGACAGGAAAAAGAAGACTGTCGGAATAATAGCAAAAGGCTGCACAAGCCGTTCCAT
This genomic window contains:
- a CDS encoding hydrogenase iron-sulfur subunit, which produces MAEDKQGWEPKIVAIVCNWCTYAGADLAGISRIQYPPNVRIIRVPCTGRINPFYIMRALQEGADGVLVSGCHPGECHYITGNYHARRKFAMLKRFLGYIGIEPDRTIFTWVSASEGERFANVIKGVTAKVKELGPASKLVKSY